Sequence from the Argopecten irradians isolate NY chromosome 12, Ai_NY, whole genome shotgun sequence genome:
TAGTGTTTATTTTGTGGTTAAACTTTTAGATCAATTAGTCTGGATCAATTATTTGTCACATTTGTTGTTActatgattatattttcaatgttttgaaagTTATTAGAATTTTGTAAGGAAATCTattagaatatttaaaataagttacttaaaatattttttgtcttgaTTTGTTCACCCAATATGTTGCTTTAGATCATGCAATTGCTTCTTTATTTGTTACCTATTGTTCTTATTATGAATAGTGCTATTGTTTATGTTCATTGACTAgttaaattttcacaatttcttatttttcatctggtatttttattaattagtaaatacatgtacacatgtagatacaatgtataatatttacTTTATGTATACTATAagcataattatgtattttaaagcAAAAGTGGTCATGATGGTTATCCAAAAAGGAGGGTGCTCATTTCTATTTATCCTATAAAAGGACAGTCCTAATTTCTGTTTATCCTAAAAGGACAGTCCTAATTTCTGTTTATCCTAAAAGGACAGTCCTAATTTCTGTTTATCCTAAAAGGACAGTCCTAATTTCTGTTTATCCTATACAAGGACAGTCCTTATTTCTGTTTATCCTAAAAGGACAGTCCTAATTTCTGTTTATCCTAAAAGGCAGTCCTAATTTCTGTTTATCCTATAAAAGGACAGTCCTAATTTCTGTTTATCCTATAAAAGGACAGTCCTAATTTCTGTTTATCCTATAAAAGGACAGTCCTAATTTCTGTTTATCCTAAGATGATTATAGTTCTCATTTCCCTAAACAAAATCCTTTGAACAAACTACTGTTAGTCCCTCAGTGTAATTCAATGTTCTTTTACTTATGCTTACTGCAAACTAATGTATTATTTGAggtaatttaatttaattttctatattttagcAAAATATTGACTACCTTGGTATACATTCTATCCCAGTGAAAGTTCAATAGGAATTCAGATGCATGGATACTGAAACCACTGTTCTTTCGCATGATATTGACTTTCACAGATTTCAAGATGCACGTAAAATTGCGAAAGTTAATCTCTGTGAATTAAATCTACATCTCGTAAATTGATAGCTGTATAACTcctattcaatttttaaatctatGAATTTTAGCTTCACAtaagaaagtttgtttacagtacagaTTTATAAGATcctgttttaaataaaatcgagaaattaaatttcaaaataaagccATTAGTCATATtgcatctttgcatattaaagaagggttatctgcccttgcatgtaggtattgatttgATATGTGTTAGTGAGCATTATACTTTGTTTATCAGAGAGAGCGATGTaaattttgctcacaaaataatgacacaaTTGATATCTTCCAACAAGGGaaataactatgtaatatgcaaagaggatatatatatacatatatttaaaagtacCTATTAAGTTACCTCTATTAAACTAAAGCTTATTGGTTTACAGTTCACAAAAAATTCTATCTTTATGTTTAATacttttattagctcacctggtctgaaggaccaaggtgagcttatgtcatacCGTGGCGTTGGGCGTCCGTCAATCTGTCAACAATTAatttcttctccataaccgctggtcggacttcaacaaaatttgactggtagcatccttatgggctacttactgaaaattgtacaaatgatggggctgatcccccgggggcctgaggggcggggtcaaaaggggccaatttggctatttccatataaacgacttcttctctgaaactaagcatgggatagtacccataatgcaatggtagcatccttatagggtggggattcaaaattgtacaagtgATTTGGCTaacccctgggggcctgaggggcgggtcaaaaggggtcaatttggctatattcttttaaacgacttcttctctgaaactaagcatgggatagcactcatcatgcaatggtagcatccttatagggtagggattttaaattgtacaaataattgggctgaccccctgggggccctaggggcggggccaaaaggggtcaatttggcttttgccatataaaagacttcttctctgaaactttgCATGGGATAgcattcataatgcaatggtagcaattttatatggttgggattcaaaagtGCACAGATGATTggtctgatcccccgggggcctgagggggggggggggggagaccaaaaggggtcaatttggctatttccatataaaagatTTCTTCTATGCAACTGAGTATGGTAGAAAACTCATAATGCATTGGCAGCATCCTTATAGGGATGCAATAGTAGCAtacttatagggtggggattcaaaattgtaaaattgaaagAGCTGACCTCATGGGGCCTTAGGTGCAGGGCCAAAAAGGTTAAtaaggctactattttcatataaatgacttcctctctgaaactatatattggatagcatattagTATGGTATCTATATGGtttgtctttgtgatttttgaatcactaattactaaatgacagaattactcaaaaaaaaaaccaaaaaaacaaaaaacaggtgagtgatacaggcctcTGGGCCTCTTATAATTTTTTGTGCTTTGTTATTGTTCTTCAGTAACTTTAAAAAGGTGTGTCCACTAAATTAGGTGTGTCCACTTAATTCATTTAAACTAAAATGAAGTCAAATGATAGCtttaattttctaaaatatGATGATATTATCAACATTATACACATGAAGTAGAAGTAGAAAATATACAAAGTAGCTGTTAAACCAAAGACAGAAGCAATACTAAACGATCATTGAAAGATCATGATAAACTAGAAATGAATGTGACTCTTCTTTCTGCATCATGTTTAAAAAACTAGTCACTAggaccatcatcagatggtaggctattcaaatcgcttttcttCCATGGCCTgtccgtctgttaacaattcttgttactgctatttctcagaaagtagggccctagttgtgcatattgcattttgggaccaatcggtcaacaaaatgtctgccaggcagccatcttggattttgatagtttaattttgttacgcctatttctcagaaagtacagaagggatctctctcaaatttcacatgtaggttcccctaggggtctagttgtgcatattgcattttggaccaATCTgtcgacaagatggccgataggccgccatctttgattttgatagttaaagtttgttaccgctatttctcagaaagtactgaagggatcatctcaaatttcacatgtaggttcccgtagttgtgcatattgcattttgggaccgattgattaacaagatggccgacaggccgccatcttggattttgacaaatgaagtttgttacagctatttctcaaaaagtactgaagggagctgtctcaaattttatgtgcatAGTCATCTAGGCCCCTGGTtatgaatattgcattttggtatcGATCGGTGTACAAAATGGCcaacaggacgccatcttggattttgacaattgaagattattaccactatttctcaaaaagtacgaAAGGGATCTGTGTtgaattgcatgtgcaggttccccctcacaggcctgcagagacttcctttgaggATTAAAGCGGCAGCTGGGACACCCAACATCAGTGTACCCTTATTTGATTCTTTCGATATATACTACCTGCATATTTGGTGTCAAACatagagccttcagttttgctatgaaatattccagggATGGCTGCATATTTAACAGTAATGGTAATCCCTCAAATAAGAGCATGCGAGTCTTTAGAACTAGTACTCGAGACATTAACTTGACAATTGGCTGTGTtgctataattatataatttttcagTCATAgtattttgatttcaatatcaatttattcATTGATTTAAGATAATAAGTTTATTTGGTAGCACTAGGAGATGGTTTTCTAGTTCTTTCTATGATGCACAAATAATCAATAGCAAATTAAAGGGTTTTTTTATGCTTcgtttgtttttgatttaagatgatttacatttatacttacatataatataaataatattttgttgaaGAGATGAGAATAAAAATGTATCACTTTTGAATAATCTTTTTGTTCTTTATCACACAAGCCACACTAAAACACTGTATCAACAAGACTGACAAACAGATGAAAAGATATCCCTTTAATGTAAATTAAACTGTAAGTTAAACTACACGTAACAGTAAGTGTTTTCACCAATTTTATCACTCTGTCAGTCCGTTTTATCCTGTAACATTCTATTATatcaagagttacttcccttgtttTTCTCTGATAAATCAGAATGATGaacaaaaaatatgacatgGAGGTTGATGGTAATTAAAAAGTCTAGATCACATGGAActtttgaaatacaatgtatattacaacAAATTAATGCTGCATAAAATATTACAGATTATGATTACAAAgacataaaacaatatcaaGCAAAAACCTGATTTGTCAAGGTTTTAAGAAATGTAGATTTACCACACATTCTTCATCTCTAGCATTAATGGGTCCAATATCTAGAAAAACACATATTATTAGCTTCAAAAAGTGAATGCAAGAACATCCGACATCCTATATTCCTTGAGAAAATGAAGCTTCTCCTGCAGTTTATCACAGAACCCCTTTAGGTTACTagcggtgaccaggtagctcatcTGGTAGTGTATCCATTTAAAAGGTTCCCTTCATGGATCTTGATCCAGTCTGACTTTGTACTTGTACATGCATGTCATACATGGTCAAACCCTGTATTAGTAATATAGGGTAAATGTTTGACAGGAGATCACTTGAACCTGGGTCCTTGTGTGCCAAATCAAGAAGGGGAATGACCATGTCAACTGGGCAGGTCAGTTGGAAAAGCATCCTTGGTTTCAGCAATCCTGTTTGAATCCCAGATGCTCTATCTGCGACTTGATAATACACAGGTATACTAGCTATAGCCATGCCTCAATCATCCTCCACCTCTTCCTCGTCACTAAAGTATGTatcttttttgtatttctttctttttggtTCCTCTATATCGTTGAAATTTAGACTTGTCTCCCCATATCTCCTTGCAACTTCACTCTCCATTTGCTGTCTCTGTGAATTACAATAATGTAAGAATAGAACATTTTATAAACTCTAATCAAGCAATGCATTGAAATTCAACTCTAATGAAAACTACATGCATTATGATTCATGTTCAGAAACTAAGTTATAACTTCATCAAAAAAAAGTAACGAAAAATGATCTTTAAAGAGTGAGAACTACAGTATCAATATTTAGCTTTTTCAGACATAAGTGTTGTGTGTTGAAAATCATGTAATTCCATGGTCACcaaaaaatcttaatttcaaGGTTTGACTTTTATCATGACCCAGAATTCTAGCTAGAAATACACCtctgttaattaatcaatgtaGAAGTGGAAGTGAtagagtatacatgtatttacctgATAACTGATAGCTGCTGCCAGACTTTCCAGGGCAGGATCTGGGATATCATCTTCCTTGTCATCATCCTCTTCCTCTTCTTCTTCCTCACTACAAGTAAACATGTTTCCTTTATCAAGCAAATATTTGGCCCATGTAACTTGTACTGAATACACTTCATCGTGAGGGACAATTAAAGCCTATTAATGGGCGGAACTTTTGGCCAACTCCATTATGTTAGACAATGATAATACACATGCAAAGATTGACATAACACCACCATTAACCGGTGAAATTGGAGCTTGTACATTACAGTATATATGGGAATGTTTTACACAAGCTGAATTCACTGTCTTATACAGAAACTAATTTCATGTTATCTTTACTTAATACATTCACATATCTATAAGCAAAGAATAGAATTTTCATCATGTGAATGGTTATAGGTACCGCATATGTGACATCATACTCATATAACAGATTAGATAGCCACTTGAGTAAAATCATGTACAAATCTATACTATATCAATTCATTGAATTCTGCATTTTGATATGAATGACAGAACTAATTTTACATACGCTTCCTCttcttcatattttttcttcttcttttcctTTTTTGGTGGAGGTTGGCGCTCTCCCAATAAGTTCTTTGGACATTTGTAACTTAAGTGTCCTTCTTCCTGTAGAAATAACAGAAAAGACCAACTAATACCTTCTACCAGTTATTTCTTTAATGGATCACTTAATTATTAAGCACTTTCATATTACTACATTACTAAATTATAAGAAAACAGTCTGTGGCACATGTAAATACAATTATTAAGTTCAACCCTCTTAGTTTTCAATTCATTGTTGAAGTGGTTCAGATGTTCCTCTGATGAGAAGCAAGTTCAAATCCAATGACCATTGGTTGTTGATTTATCATCTGATACTCTGGCTTTCTTATACAAAAGCAGTGGTTTCATTTAACTTAAGATCCTAGGGGCCACTGTGGCAGAGAGTGGTTATATTAAGGTATCCAGATGTACATATTATAACAACCACTGTCATGGGTTGTGAGTTCAAAACCCATATGGACAGGTACTGATCATGATTgcaggtcagtggtttttctctggatactTTGCCTTTTCTCCATCTCTGGAGGCTTCAAAACCTGCAGACACATTCTTAAATGACTGGTTGTTAAAAGGCGTTAACAAAGAAACCAATAAAATCCTAGTCAAAAAGACCTTTTTGGTTTTAGCTTATATTAAAGACACCAAAAGCAGCTTTAATGTTCtcaaattataacaataatcaCTTACCCCACACTCATAGCAGCGAGACTTGTCAGGATAGTCCTTCCTCTTGATAAACTCTGTCGTTCGACCATTGTCTTTGGCTATGGTACAGCGTATTGTTCGTCCAAACATGGTTGTGTTATGGAGAGCATGGCTGGCTTTATGAGCCGAGTCTCGCTCAACAAAGAGAACAAAGGCCACTCCCTTACTATTCCTGGTTATCTTGTCGCGCATGATAGTCACCCTATGGTAATAAAGACAATAGAAGTCacacatgatagtcacccaatggccatatatataaagacaaaagaagTAACACATGATAGTTACCCAATGGTTATAAAGACAACAGAAGTAATGCATATGATAGTCACCCTAtggttataaagacaaaagaagtcacacatgatagtcaccctatggttataaagacaaaagaagtcacacatgatagtcaccctatggttataaagacaaaagaagTCATGCATGATAGTCACCCTAtggttataaagacaaaagaagTCATGCATGATAGTCACCCTAtggttataaagacaaaagaagtcacacatgatagtcaccctatggttataaagacaaaagaaaGTCACACATGATAGTCACCCTATGGTTATAAAGACAATAAATGTCATGCATGATAGTCACCCTATGGTTATAAAGACAATAGAAGTCTTGCATGATAGTCATCCTAtggttataaagacaaaagaagTAATGCATATGATAGTCACCCTATGGTTATAAATACAAAAGAAGTCATGCATGATAGTCACCCTAtggttataaagacaaaagaagTCATGCATGATAGTCACCCTATGGTTATAAAGACAATAGAAGTCATGCATGATAGTCATCCTAtggttataaagacaaaagaagTCATGCATGATAGTCACCCTAtggttataaagacaaaagaagTCATGCATGATAGTCACCCTAtggttataaagacaaaagaagTCATGCATGATAGTCATCCTAtggttataaagacaaaagaagTCATGCATGATAGTCACCCTATGGTTATAAAGACAATAGAAGTCACGCATGATAGTCATCCTATGGTTATAACAAAAGAAGTCATGCATGATAGTCACCCTAtagttataaagacaaaaatattgaagttACACTTGACAAGCTCATGCAGAGAGCATGCCAAATCTTAAAGGTTATAATGAGgtcatgtaatggtgatgtCACACTATACATTCACATTCAATTTAGTGCCATTTCAATAATGTCTTCTTGCCCGGGCGgtgggcactattgcaaatagtacccatgtgtgtagtCAATCAGATTCtggtattctgtcacgtgatgtacttatataattatataaaataatccCTATTGAAATTCCTCCTtgagactcttttatattccaATGTGTGATAGATGTCTCTCATCGGACATCTATCAAATGTcagaatataaaagagtctccaggaggaatctcaatagggattcattataaaactgtgaatgaatacattatacattattactgtacatacattgtaaattttatataataatcatttaacttatttcattataattatttacatgtatctggtaTACTTACTTGGCTATTTTcccatatttttcaaatattttgtgcAGATCATTGTTAGTCAGAGAAAATGGTAAATTTCCAACATAAATAGTGCTCTTGCTTGGAGCTAGACCTCCACTCATCTTGGAATATCAATTGTTTTATCGGTACATGGAGTCTTCTAGGTTGAGGGAAACATCTGGTCTATCAATTAAAATCCCTGAAAAATATGTTAGGTATACTCAGTATGGAGGTATATGGGTATCACAGTGTTGATCTTAATTTGCTCAAAGTGGGTTTGATTGTGTCATATCATGATCATTAGTTAAtagtgtaacaggagaggagaaaatgtagcggccagaccaggattcgaacccgggaccctcagaatactagccgagcgctctaccgactgagctacctggtcaccgatgatcgacccagtccaatcccgctacactcttccctcctttctcgaagtcctcgccctcgaagacacacgagacccttccaaacaccaccaccgtgggttatttagttgggcgccaattctgtaacaggagaggagaaaatgtggcggccagaccgggattcgaacccgggaccctcagaatactagccgagtgctctaccgactgagctacctggtcaccgatgatcgacccagtccaatcccgctacaatagtttgttttgaaaaaaatatttcatctctggaaaaaaattaatgttcgttacacataaacattttgacatgatATTGATACacaaatgaatatttaataaaaaaataaatggatTCCACTGGTAACTCTAAATCAGAAACACCTCTACATAACtatttttttgtgatgctgtgcaggcgacacatccacttccgtggaattcttgttcaGTGTAGCACTTAAATTAGGATGACAAGTGTTTAGGCACAATCACATAGATTTGATAGCTCAAGTATCTAGCACGaactaaaaattgaaattacaaaaatatttattttcgcAATAAGTGTCTACCATTAGCAAAGCGTTCAAAATGTTAATGTATTCATAGAGTGAGCACATGTACAGGATTCAAATAAACAATACCTTTaactaataaacaaaaataagtaCAATTGATACATTGTTGGAAAATTTGCTAGCTTGCCATAATAGATCACGTAGTTTTATGAGAGACATAGAAACCTGCTAGTAAAAggagtaaaatacatatccaTTCCAGATTGATGACAGGTCACGTTTCGTCAAACCGAAACAAAACTGCTGGTACGTATATTATACGTAAGCTTACACCTTACGACATAATACTAATTAGATCTACTCCGGAGAAAGCTAAGTGAAAAAAACGATGTAGTACTCCTGGTATGTCGTGTAAGATGTGACGTTAATGAGCGATACAATAGCTATATAACTTTACattgatgtttgtttacatttcccCCCACCTGTTTCGGCAGCTGTGCCAAACATTACCGGAAGTACAAGAGTACGCTCCCTTGAATTGTTAAAAATTAAGGGAGCACAACAGTAAAATGAACGCTCCGTAAAGACTCGTATCCTAtatacagccagggtcattaaatAGCATGCCAGGTTTTAGGGTGgaataatatatgtaaatgtacattataattCATGTAGactataccagaaacatatattagagaGCTCTATGTGTATGTTTCTGGCTAGACATCTACACTGTAGGGTTATATAGATGCATGTGgttgaattataaaaaaaatatttgggaaGCTGATATTTAAAGTGACATCTTGTACCTCGTTAATAAGGTATGGGTATGGATATTTTTAGAATTGGCCCGTTTTCGTATATAAGAAACAgccggttcgaccgttggttaaagtcaaTATTCCAAGTATACAGTGTAAATTCTGACAGGACTGCACTTGAGTTTTTGATACAGACCTGAGAGGGCTTTgatttgtcaaggctcgtctgcaaacaatataaaatcaccaggtccgtctttaattgaTAAACAAACAAGGCCCAACATATATAATCGATTTATTTGTTATTACGATTTATTACGAATTTATTATCGAATACGGCCTAATAAAGTCTTCGAACTGCATTACGATAACagatgattaattcattatacggtagatgcaaaatccctggggatttcatcataaaattgtaaccaaaagATACTTAtaacagtggcgtaggaagatgaaacttaacaatattttgtaacacccccTCCCCTGGCCGCCGCACCTACagaaggagattaattcaactcccaaccatatatgctttatgtacatttttcatatatctttaaatttaatccttgtacacatttatggACAGGGTAAAAggaaattagcgtgtgagcaccgaaggcgcgagattttggtgttttaagGGTCTGAGAGTGACCACCGGggaaaaatataatgatttaaaatggctgagatgagttttacgatgtattttaatgattataaagcgttcttaacaaggtattttttctatttaaagctacctgcatttagaaatgataattgtgtcgtcataacattatgcaatcCTACTCATGGtcgtcgtgcgtaaacttttgCATTCAAAActctactcctccttaacccttaagtggatttcatccatatttggtatgaaacatcattggggaatgacaatcattttttaaataaatgagataggtgcgacccctaggggcagaggggcgagGCCTCAAAAGgtgaaattttcttaatttaagcttttaaatcctactcctcctttatctttggatggatttcatccatatttggtgtgaaacatcattggggaaggacaatcatattttatataaatgagtaaggtctgactcctaggggctgtggggtggggccccaaaaggagCAAATTTCTTAAtctaagctttaaaatcctactcctccttcatcctttgatggatggcgaccaaatttggtttgaaacattgttgggaaagggcaatgatatttttataaatgagtCTGCTCCGACcactaggggctgaggggtggggccccagaagggaaattttcttaatttaagctttaaaatcctacttctccttcatccttggatggatgggaaccaaatttggtttgaaacattgtTAGAAAAAggcaatcatatttaatataaatgagcctgCTCTGAAAGGTGGGGCCCAAAAAGgcgaaattttcttaattttagtttaaaaatcctactcctccttaaaggatttgtgcagtcaaaaatgataatttcagtttatgctggaaatggctttattagcacgtgtagaaacctctccgtgccacGCGCGACCGGGATAACCCGTAAGAagtcgatatcgaggtccaaaattctggccgcccgattatgcatattttctagctctaaaccgtgtgacgtcacaatagtccgtggtttatagctgtactat
This genomic interval carries:
- the LOC138336011 gene encoding zinc finger CCHC-type and RNA-binding motif-containing protein 1-like: MSGGLAPSKSTIYVGNLPFSLTNNDLHKIFEKYGKIAKVTIMRDKITRNSKGVAFVLFVERDSAHKASHALHNTTMFGRTIRCTIAKDNGRTTEFIKRKDYPDKSRCYECGEEGHLSYKCPKNLLGERQPPPKKEKKKKKYEEEEAEEEEEEEDDDKEDDIPDPALESLAAAISYQRQQMESEVARRYGETSLNFNDIEEPKRKKYKKDTYFSDEEEVEDD